A genome region from Solanum pennellii chromosome 12, SPENNV200 includes the following:
- the LOC107006522 gene encoding fatty acid amide hydrolase-like isoform X1, with protein sequence MGFLKTKGEIYKAVEDVDVGPNSNQFYLTANVKAPRMAGFLVKVFAWLLETPIFGSTMLYFLKRNNLIHKLVTFAELQESPLYVPLHYYEGGKEEENQSGTSPREQVRQALEYMVAPIKDLKSFSRWSILDYSTAYNSKVITPTKVMERFLSAVEQSCTPSMQMSFFINFDAHDILTQAAQSTQRYQQGEALSVLDGVPIGIKDEIDCMPYPTTGGTKWMHKVRQCKDDAECVKRLRSCGAILVGKTNMHELGAGTSGINPHHGTTRNPYNIGRIAGGSSSGSAAVVAAGLCPAAIGVDGGGSVRMPAALCGVVGLKPSFGRVSHSGVLPLNWTVGMVGILAGTVEDALLVYAAISGPNSSHHSQTALQPKLYFPLLKSPRPMPNIRLAKYGEWFNDCNEEIRVCCSRALEKLRDNYGWETIQVTIPELEVMRLAHYVTIGSECSTSIGPELEKMNKDEVGWDARVAVSVYGSFSSQEYLNAQRIRNRQLQFHKRIFSMADVIVTPTTGVTAYTIGNDTRHTGELDYINGAALVRYQIAGNFLGLPAITVPVGYDKSHLPIGLQFIGKPWDESLLIHIAFSMQALCISQYKKPEVFWDLLAS encoded by the exons atgggATTTTTGAAGACTAAAGGAGAGATTTACAAAGCTGTTGAAGATGTTGATGTTGGTCCCAATAGTAATCAATTTTATCTCACAGCCAATGTCAAAG CCCCTAGGATGGCCGGATTTCTTGTTAAAGTGTTTGCATGGTTGTTGGAAACGCCCATCTTTGGATCCACTATGCTCTATTTTCTCAAGAGAAATAACTTAATTCACAAG CTTGTTACATTTGCTGAGTTGCAAGAGTCACCTCTATATGTTCCACTTCACTATTATGAAG GtggaaaggaagaagaaaatcaaagtGGAACGTCTCCAAGGGAGCAAGTTAGGCAGGCATTGGAATATATGGTAGCTCCAATTAAGGATCTAAAGAGCTTCAGTAGGTGGAGCATATTGGATTATTCAACTGCTTATAATTCTAAGGTTATTACACCCACCAAG GTAATGGAAAGGTTTTTATCAGCGGTTGAGCAGTCATGTACTCCTTCAATGcaaatgtcattttttattaaCTTTGACGCTCACGATATCTTGACACAAGCTGCTCAATCAACTCAACGATACCAACAAG GTGAAGCATTATCTGTATTGGATGGAGTTCCAATTGGCATAAAAGATGAAATTGATTGTATGCCTTATCCCACCACAG GAGGTACAAAATGGATGCATAAGGTAAGACAATGCAAGGATGATGCGGAGTGTGTGAAACGTTTGAGATCGTGCGGTGCCATATTGGTGGGGAAAACAAACATGCATGAGCTTGGTGCTGGAACTAGTGGTATAAATCCTCATCATGG AACTACTAGAAATCCCTACAATATTGGAAGGATTGCCGGCGGTTCTTCTAGTGGTTCTGCTGCTGTTGTGGCGGCAGGATTATGTCCTGCTGCCATTGGTGTCGATGGAGGAG GTTCTGTAAGAATGCCTGCTGCTCTTTGTGGAGTTGTTGGTTTAAAGCCAAGCTTTGGACGTGTATCACACTCGGG TGTTCTTCCTCTGAATTGGACAGTTGGAATGGTAGGGATACTTGCTGGTACAGTTGAAGATGCACTTCTAGT TTATGCAGCTATCAGTGGCCCCAATTCATCACATCATTCTCAAACCGCTCTC CAgccaaaattatattttcctctGCTCAAGTCACCAAGGCCTATGCCTAATATCAGATTAGCCAAATATGGGGAG TGGTTTAATGACTGCAATGAGGAAATCAGAGTTTGTTGTTCTCGAGCTTTAGAAAAATTGCGTGACAACTATGGTTGGGAG acCATACAAGTTACAATCCCAGAGTTAGAGGTAATGCGGTTGGCACATTATGTGACAATTGGATCTGAATGCAGTACTTCAATTGGTCCTGAACTAGAAAAAAt GAATAAAGATGAAGTAGGATGGGATGCTAGAGTTGCAGTTTCTGTATATGGTTCCTTTAGTAGCCAGGAGTATTTGAATGCTCAAAGAATTAG AAACCGACAGCTGCAGTTTCACAAAAGAATATTTAGCATGGCAGATGTGATTGTTACACCAACAACAGG GGTTACGGCTTACACCATAGGCAACGACACTCGCCACACTGGGGAACTCGACTACATAAATggag CTGCACTAGTTCGATACCAGATAGCAGGAAATTTTCTGGGATTGCCTGCTATTACTGTACCC GTTGGTTATGATAAGTCTCATTTGCCTATTGGTCTTCAATTTATTGGAAAGCCATGGGATGAATCCTTATTGATTCATATAGCTTTTTCCATGCAg GCATTATGTATTTCACAATACAAAAAACCAGAGGTTTTCTGGGATCTGTTGGCCAGCTAA
- the LOC107006522 gene encoding fatty acid amide hydrolase-like isoform X2, with protein MGFLKTKGEIYKAVEDVDVGPNSNQFYLTANVKAPRMAGFLVKVFAWLLETPIFGSTMLYFLKRNNLIHKLVTFAELQESPLYVPLHYYEGGKEEENQSGTSPREQVRQALEYMVAPIKDLKSFSRWSILDYSTAYNSKVITPTKVMERFLSAVEQSCTPSMQMSFFINFDAHDILTQAAQSTQRYQQGEALSVLDGVPIGIKDEIDCMPYPTTGGTKWMHKVRQCKDDAECVKRLRSCGAILVGKTNMHELGAGTSGINPHHGTTRNPYNIGRIAGGSSSGSAAVVAAGLCPAAIGVDGGGSVRMPAALCGVVGLKPSFGRVSHSGVLPLNWTVGMVGILAGTVEDALLVYAAISGPNSSHHSQTALPKLYFPLLKSPRPMPNIRLAKYGEWFNDCNEEIRVCCSRALEKLRDNYGWETIQVTIPELEVMRLAHYVTIGSECSTSIGPELEKMNKDEVGWDARVAVSVYGSFSSQEYLNAQRIRNRQLQFHKRIFSMADVIVTPTTGVTAYTIGNDTRHTGELDYINGAALVRYQIAGNFLGLPAITVPVGYDKSHLPIGLQFIGKPWDESLLIHIAFSMQALCISQYKKPEVFWDLLAS; from the exons atgggATTTTTGAAGACTAAAGGAGAGATTTACAAAGCTGTTGAAGATGTTGATGTTGGTCCCAATAGTAATCAATTTTATCTCACAGCCAATGTCAAAG CCCCTAGGATGGCCGGATTTCTTGTTAAAGTGTTTGCATGGTTGTTGGAAACGCCCATCTTTGGATCCACTATGCTCTATTTTCTCAAGAGAAATAACTTAATTCACAAG CTTGTTACATTTGCTGAGTTGCAAGAGTCACCTCTATATGTTCCACTTCACTATTATGAAG GtggaaaggaagaagaaaatcaaagtGGAACGTCTCCAAGGGAGCAAGTTAGGCAGGCATTGGAATATATGGTAGCTCCAATTAAGGATCTAAAGAGCTTCAGTAGGTGGAGCATATTGGATTATTCAACTGCTTATAATTCTAAGGTTATTACACCCACCAAG GTAATGGAAAGGTTTTTATCAGCGGTTGAGCAGTCATGTACTCCTTCAATGcaaatgtcattttttattaaCTTTGACGCTCACGATATCTTGACACAAGCTGCTCAATCAACTCAACGATACCAACAAG GTGAAGCATTATCTGTATTGGATGGAGTTCCAATTGGCATAAAAGATGAAATTGATTGTATGCCTTATCCCACCACAG GAGGTACAAAATGGATGCATAAGGTAAGACAATGCAAGGATGATGCGGAGTGTGTGAAACGTTTGAGATCGTGCGGTGCCATATTGGTGGGGAAAACAAACATGCATGAGCTTGGTGCTGGAACTAGTGGTATAAATCCTCATCATGG AACTACTAGAAATCCCTACAATATTGGAAGGATTGCCGGCGGTTCTTCTAGTGGTTCTGCTGCTGTTGTGGCGGCAGGATTATGTCCTGCTGCCATTGGTGTCGATGGAGGAG GTTCTGTAAGAATGCCTGCTGCTCTTTGTGGAGTTGTTGGTTTAAAGCCAAGCTTTGGACGTGTATCACACTCGGG TGTTCTTCCTCTGAATTGGACAGTTGGAATGGTAGGGATACTTGCTGGTACAGTTGAAGATGCACTTCTAGT TTATGCAGCTATCAGTGGCCCCAATTCATCACATCATTCTCAAACCGCTCTC ccaaaattatattttcctctGCTCAAGTCACCAAGGCCTATGCCTAATATCAGATTAGCCAAATATGGGGAG TGGTTTAATGACTGCAATGAGGAAATCAGAGTTTGTTGTTCTCGAGCTTTAGAAAAATTGCGTGACAACTATGGTTGGGAG acCATACAAGTTACAATCCCAGAGTTAGAGGTAATGCGGTTGGCACATTATGTGACAATTGGATCTGAATGCAGTACTTCAATTGGTCCTGAACTAGAAAAAAt GAATAAAGATGAAGTAGGATGGGATGCTAGAGTTGCAGTTTCTGTATATGGTTCCTTTAGTAGCCAGGAGTATTTGAATGCTCAAAGAATTAG AAACCGACAGCTGCAGTTTCACAAAAGAATATTTAGCATGGCAGATGTGATTGTTACACCAACAACAGG GGTTACGGCTTACACCATAGGCAACGACACTCGCCACACTGGGGAACTCGACTACATAAATggag CTGCACTAGTTCGATACCAGATAGCAGGAAATTTTCTGGGATTGCCTGCTATTACTGTACCC GTTGGTTATGATAAGTCTCATTTGCCTATTGGTCTTCAATTTATTGGAAAGCCATGGGATGAATCCTTATTGATTCATATAGCTTTTTCCATGCAg GCATTATGTATTTCACAATACAAAAAACCAGAGGTTTTCTGGGATCTGTTGGCCAGCTAA